The proteins below are encoded in one region of Acidobacteriota bacterium:
- a CDS encoding type II toxin-antitoxin system VapC family toxin: MSGILFDTSVYISALRQGDAAILGLRRAVRTGDRQTRPLWLSVVVLEELYVGAVDAKVRWDLQRMEREFLQIGRLLVPDRRDWTSAGQVLAKVGQKYGFNLVGRARLTNDALIAMSVASHGFTVQTKNPGDFQLLAEFRPFDSEIV; encoded by the coding sequence TTGTCCGGCATCCTCTTTGATACTTCGGTCTATATTTCGGCGCTGCGGCAGGGTGATGCCGCCATCCTTGGACTGCGGCGGGCGGTGCGCACCGGCGATCGGCAAACACGTCCGTTGTGGTTGAGCGTGGTCGTGCTGGAAGAGCTTTACGTCGGCGCGGTGGATGCAAAGGTGCGATGGGATTTACAACGAATGGAACGCGAGTTCTTGCAGATTGGGCGGCTGTTGGTGCCAGACCGCCGCGATTGGACGAGCGCCGGACAGGTGCTTGCCAAAGTCGGGCAGAAGTATGGGTTCAATCTGGTCGGCAGGGCGCGCCTGACAAATGACGCGCTGATTGCGATGTCCGTCGCCAGCCACGGCTTCACTGTTCAAACGAAAAATCCAGGCGATTTCCAGCTTCTCGCAGAGTTCCGGCCATTTGATTCGGAGATAGTTTGA
- a CDS encoding cytochrome c3 family protein: MPQLFRRSSNTLARLSLVLVVLAAGGAGWALLELQRSSYITQAFVARDQPVQFSHKHHVGDDGIDCRYCHLTVETAASAGLPPTKTCMNCHSQLFSNTQYLEIVRASWRNNQPIKWTKVHDLPDFAYFNHSIHVNKGVGCSTCHGRIDEMPGIWNVSSLQMEWCIQCHRNPEAVLRDKKDITNMEWQAGPDQAVKGKELAQKYNIQSKEVLTSCSTCHR, translated from the coding sequence ATGCCGCAACTCTTTCGGCGCAGCAGTAACACGCTTGCGCGTTTGAGTCTTGTGCTCGTCGTGTTGGCGGCGGGCGGCGCCGGGTGGGCGCTACTTGAATTGCAACGTTCGTCCTATATTACACAGGCATTTGTGGCCCGCGATCAGCCGGTTCAGTTTTCCCATAAACACCACGTGGGGGATGACGGCATTGATTGCCGTTATTGCCATCTCACGGTTGAGACGGCGGCCAGCGCTGGTTTGCCTCCGACAAAAACGTGCATGAATTGCCATTCTCAATTGTTTTCCAATACCCAGTATCTGGAGATCGTGCGCGCCAGTTGGAGAAATAATCAGCCCATCAAATGGACCAAAGTGCACGACTTGCCCGACTTCGCTTATTTCAATCACAGCATTCACGTCAACAAAGGCGTCGGCTGTTCGACCTGCCACGGGCGGATTGATGAAATGCCCGGCATTTGGAATGTTTCGTCGTTGCAAATGGAGTGGTGCATTCAATGCCACCGCAACCCCGAAGCGGTGCTGCGTGACAAGAAAGACATCACCAATATGGAGTGGCAGGCCGGACCCGATCAGGCCGTCAAAGGCAAAGAGCTTGCCCAAAAATACAACATTCAGTCGAAAGAAGTGCTGACGAGCTGTTCGACTTGCCATAGATAA